A window of Pantoea agglomerans contains these coding sequences:
- a CDS encoding 4'-phosphopantetheinyl transferase — protein sequence MNSQNISLPPPEGGFIRCAHLRGGNTLLAQARFDLDRYDDSLGARWNLPFPPALQQAVKKRRAEYLASRWLAREVMGQMGIAGFLLQNHSDRSPRWPDGLQASLSHTDGAVALAATRQPRCVGVDIESVMSLRTAEETAALLMSSDEKAQLRALRLPFSLAATLLFSLKESLYKALWPQLHQPMDFHQASLLEADIAAGRAVLALNQTFSTTFAAGTRLEAEFQLEADRVLTLLTHPVAGNKKPAEQRG from the coding sequence ATGAATTCTCAGAACATTTCTCTGCCGCCTCCCGAAGGCGGCTTCATTCGCTGTGCGCATCTGCGAGGTGGCAATACCCTGCTGGCGCAGGCGCGCTTCGACCTTGATCGCTATGACGACAGTTTAGGCGCGCGCTGGAATCTGCCTTTTCCGCCCGCGCTGCAGCAGGCGGTAAAGAAGCGCCGCGCCGAATATCTGGCCAGCCGCTGGCTGGCGCGCGAGGTAATGGGCCAGATGGGCATCGCCGGTTTCCTGCTGCAAAACCACAGCGATCGCTCTCCCCGCTGGCCAGACGGCCTTCAGGCCTCGCTGTCGCACACCGACGGCGCAGTGGCGCTGGCGGCAACGCGCCAGCCGCGCTGCGTTGGCGTCGATATCGAAAGCGTGATGAGCCTGCGCACGGCTGAGGAGACCGCTGCGCTGCTGATGAGCAGCGATGAAAAAGCGCAGCTGCGCGCGCTCAGGCTGCCCTTTTCGCTGGCCGCGACGCTGCTCTTCTCGCTTAAGGAGAGCCTGTATAAGGCGCTTTGGCCGCAGCTGCATCAGCCGATGGATTTCCATCAGGCGAGCCTGCTGGAGGCGGATATCGCCGCAGGCAGAGCCGTGCTCGCATTGAACCAGACATTTAGCACCACCTTTGCCGCCGGTACGCGGCTGGAGGCGGAATTTCAGCTAGAGGCGGATCGGGTGCTGACGCTGTTGACCCATCCCGTGG